One segment of Shewanella piezotolerans WP3 DNA contains the following:
- a CDS encoding sensor histidine kinase has translation MLNNLTNRAPLAASLPHKLMWYFSAIALMIGLTLYLCVVGLSQWIEDEVNQRELASSAPFAIKQFQQGAKQPLKIGLHVNAYYSATLIPQQYGDLSQFPAEFLGEVVDRNQAGFLHEVFNFKSSNEKDPATKSEIFLYRNQFELNGETVPLYLIMPSENVELSQSQWNAINLFVFSFICVLFMLFGFAIHKLSSRLVDPVKQLVKQLKSPTKHSTFSVTPQSAAEFRDLANTLNDYRQQNEMMIKQEQAFARYASHELRTPLTVISGAAKLQEQNNAAEFQARQRSRIQRAALDMQHTIDALLNLVKQENATSSTAPRTLQQAEIESITQPLQALANSKGIKLSIDFKQAPVIKPTPAVLRMLLSNLISNAINASDSGEITISVNSDEITISDKGRGLSASEHDSANGHGLGLLIVDSLCQRYQWQFSLSDTQPTGCCARLTLPQTDS, from the coding sequence GTGCTAAATAACTTAACAAATAGAGCACCTTTAGCAGCGAGTTTGCCACACAAATTGATGTGGTATTTTAGTGCCATCGCGTTAATGATAGGCCTAACACTTTACCTTTGTGTTGTGGGGTTGTCGCAGTGGATAGAAGATGAAGTAAACCAACGAGAATTGGCAAGCAGTGCGCCTTTTGCCATCAAGCAGTTTCAGCAAGGTGCTAAGCAACCGCTCAAAATAGGCTTACACGTTAATGCCTATTACTCGGCAACACTTATTCCACAACAGTATGGTGATTTAAGTCAATTTCCAGCCGAATTCTTAGGCGAAGTTGTCGACAGAAACCAAGCAGGGTTTCTCCATGAAGTGTTCAACTTCAAGTCATCTAACGAAAAAGACCCAGCTACAAAAAGTGAAATTTTTCTCTATCGAAATCAATTTGAACTCAATGGCGAAACGGTACCACTTTACCTAATAATGCCATCGGAAAATGTCGAACTGAGCCAAAGCCAATGGAATGCAATTAATCTGTTTGTATTCAGCTTTATATGTGTACTGTTTATGCTATTTGGTTTTGCTATCCATAAACTAAGCAGTCGATTAGTAGACCCAGTAAAACAGTTAGTAAAACAGCTTAAGTCTCCCACCAAACACAGCACATTTAGTGTAACGCCACAATCTGCGGCCGAATTTCGCGATCTGGCCAACACGCTCAATGATTACCGCCAGCAAAATGAGATGATGATTAAGCAGGAACAAGCCTTCGCCCGCTATGCGAGCCATGAGTTAAGAACCCCTTTAACAGTCATCAGCGGTGCGGCAAAACTACAGGAGCAAAATAATGCGGCAGAGTTTCAAGCCCGTCAACGTAGTCGCATTCAACGTGCTGCACTCGACATGCAACATACCATTGATGCATTGCTTAACTTGGTTAAACAGGAAAATGCCACCAGCAGCACCGCGCCTAGAACATTACAGCAAGCTGAAATTGAGAGTATCACTCAACCACTGCAGGCATTAGCAAATAGTAAAGGCATCAAGCTATCGATTGATTTTAAGCAAGCGCCAGTCATTAAGCCTACCCCTGCCGTGTTACGGATGTTGCTAAGTAATCTCATCAGCAATGCAATAAACGCCAGCGACTCTGGAGAGATAACCATCTCAGTCAATAGCGATGAAATAACCATTAGCGACAAAGGGCGCGGACTATCGGCATCAGAACATGACAGCGCCAATGGACATGGACTAG
- a CDS encoding FG-GAP repeat domain-containing protein, translating into MESVLKGLGVSLALVTAVVSPAEAKSTPKLTLTETTLNAPFNLTHPIVAADLLPSAGKELVAFGVDGLSQRWMAVYGLEEGQYKLAMKLALPQALHTFDITEYQKGKSQQLYFLSQDQLHVFNPLSDRRGAELTAIAKVDSLSFKSRPDYLSEGEFIADLNGDGEDDILIHDFNQVQLLIADNGEFKQQLLPIKPQSRLFEDGATYTQSKLYVTDINLDGLVDIVKIGEGELELYSQTEDRLFNPIAEYVSVRQPISGIDWWNKRDAYGEQLDQSELVYRKVEELKDINNDGITDLVVRYTKSSGVFDRANDYEVYLGENQKGKLVFPKVANSVVKAEGTLTGLQFIDIDSDDKVEVMVAGFDIGVSQIIGALLSGSIDQDVHLFKMDDQGRFAEESNVSKEVELNFSLSSGQSGSPVVKLADLNGDGLKDLILSDDEDTLKIYFGAAGDSLFGHNAEKHDLKLPVDGGMLQSDDLNGDGKEDILIKYGKQDDKALANQFRVFFAS; encoded by the coding sequence ATGGAATCGGTTTTAAAAGGCTTAGGAGTGAGTTTGGCGCTCGTTACTGCGGTCGTCTCACCCGCAGAGGCTAAATCAACACCTAAATTGACGCTGACGGAAACAACATTAAATGCGCCTTTTAATCTGACCCACCCGATCGTGGCAGCAGATCTGTTGCCCAGTGCAGGTAAAGAACTGGTCGCTTTTGGCGTTGATGGTTTAAGTCAGCGCTGGATGGCTGTATATGGTTTAGAAGAGGGGCAATACAAGCTGGCAATGAAGCTGGCATTACCGCAAGCTCTACACACTTTTGATATCACTGAATATCAAAAGGGCAAGAGTCAACAACTTTACTTTTTATCGCAAGACCAGCTGCATGTTTTTAATCCATTATCTGATCGCCGAGGGGCTGAGCTTACTGCCATCGCGAAGGTTGACTCATTATCCTTTAAATCGCGCCCAGACTACCTCAGTGAGGGAGAGTTTATTGCGGATCTTAATGGAGATGGTGAAGACGATATTTTGATCCACGACTTTAATCAGGTGCAGCTATTAATTGCAGATAACGGCGAGTTTAAGCAGCAACTGCTGCCGATAAAGCCGCAATCTCGATTATTTGAAGATGGTGCTACCTACACGCAGTCTAAGCTCTATGTTACTGACATTAACTTGGACGGTTTAGTTGATATTGTTAAAATTGGTGAGGGTGAGTTAGAGCTGTATAGCCAAACAGAAGACAGGCTATTTAACCCAATTGCTGAGTATGTATCTGTTAGACAACCGATCAGCGGTATTGACTGGTGGAATAAGCGTGATGCTTATGGTGAGCAGCTTGACCAGAGTGAGCTGGTGTATCGTAAAGTGGAAGAGCTTAAGGACATCAACAACGATGGTATTACCGATCTTGTGGTGCGCTATACCAAAAGTTCTGGCGTATTCGATAGGGCGAACGATTACGAGGTTTATCTCGGCGAGAATCAAAAGGGCAAGCTAGTGTTCCCAAAAGTAGCCAATAGCGTTGTTAAAGCTGAGGGAACCTTAACTGGATTACAGTTTATTGATATTGATAGTGACGATAAAGTCGAGGTGATGGTCGCTGGGTTTGATATCGGAGTATCACAGATCATCGGTGCTCTGCTATCAGGCAGTATCGATCAAGATGTGCACCTGTTTAAAATGGATGATCAAGGACGTTTTGCGGAAGAGTCTAATGTGAGTAAAGAGGTTGAGCTTAATTTTAGTTTGAGTTCAGGACAAAGTGGCAGTCCTGTGGTCAAGCTGGCGGATCTTAATGGCGATGGCCTAAAAGATCTAATCTTGTCAGATGATGAAGACACGCTAAAGATCTATTTCGGCGCTGCTGGCGATAGTCTTTTTGGTCACAATGCTGAAAAGCACGATTTAAAACTACCTGTTGATGGTGGCATGCTGCAAAGTGATGACTTAAATGGTGATGGTAAAGAGGACATCTTGATTAAATACGGCAAACAAGATGATAAAGCCCTCGCTAATCAGTTTAGGGTCTTTTTCGCCAGCTAA
- a CDS encoding glycosyltransferase family 2 protein, producing MTYTRVNDGNRTEMCLSVIVPLFNESQMIAPLLSRLTAVLAELDESSEIVFVDDGSSDDSWSQVSQLPLANNEYQCIKLSRNFGKEAAMSAGIEHARGLAVIMLDADLQDPPEQIPLMLEQWRAGYDIVNMKRRKRLGETWFKRFSASCFYRVMNWVSDSPVPENVGDFRLMSRQVVDSIRALPERNRFMKGLFSWPGFSQTTLEFDRDPRFVGETKWNYGKLFGLAMDGITSFSFKPLRIATWCGVFTAFSAFAYGGWVVSKTLIYGESVAGYPSLMVVQLGLAGIQLLALGLIGEYLGRVFVEVKQRPLYLIEEVAFRQSLSQVKPNKASATTKAAKSNVSYLEAK from the coding sequence ATGACATACACTCGCGTGAATGACGGCAATCGCACTGAAATGTGTTTGTCAGTGATAGTACCGCTGTTTAATGAGTCGCAGATGATAGCGCCGCTTTTATCCCGGCTTACAGCAGTATTAGCTGAGCTAGATGAGAGCAGTGAAATTGTATTTGTTGATGACGGCAGTAGTGATGACTCTTGGTCACAGGTAAGCCAGTTGCCGTTAGCAAATAATGAATACCAATGTATAAAGTTGAGCCGAAATTTTGGTAAAGAGGCGGCGATGTCAGCAGGTATAGAGCATGCTCGTGGGCTGGCAGTGATTATGTTGGATGCTGATCTTCAAGATCCGCCTGAGCAGATCCCATTGATGCTTGAGCAGTGGCGAGCGGGTTACGATATCGTCAATATGAAACGTCGTAAAAGGTTGGGCGAAACTTGGTTTAAACGATTTTCTGCCAGCTGTTTCTACCGTGTTATGAACTGGGTGTCGGATTCTCCTGTGCCGGAGAATGTGGGGGATTTCCGTTTAATGAGCCGTCAAGTAGTGGATAGCATTAGAGCTTTACCTGAGCGTAATCGTTTTATGAAAGGATTGTTTAGCTGGCCGGGATTTTCGCAAACGACCTTGGAGTTTGATCGAGACCCTCGCTTTGTTGGAGAAACAAAGTGGAATTACGGCAAACTATTTGGCTTGGCGATGGATGGCATAACCTCTTTTAGTTTTAAACCGCTGCGGATAGCAACTTGGTGTGGCGTTTTCACTGCATTTAGTGCGTTTGCTTATGGTGGATGGGTAGTGAGTAAAACGCTGATCTATGGCGAGAGCGTCGCGGGCTACCCATCATTGATGGTGGTGCAGTTGGGTCTTGCTGGCATTCAGTTATTAGCGCTAGGTTTGATTGGCGAATATCTAGGGCGGGTGTTTGTCGAGGTGAAGCAGCGACCACTGTATTTGATAGAGGAGGTGGCTTTTAGGCAATCACTGTCACAAGTCAAACCTAATAAAGCCTCCGCTACAACGAAGGCAGCCAAAAGTAATGTCAGCTATTTGGAGGCGAAGTAA
- a CDS encoding ArnT family glycosyltransferase, giving the protein MQALSTGQKSLAVLLLVVLTRLLLLPLYPLMDTTEARYGEMARLMVETGNWVTPLFDYDVPFWGKPPLHTWMSATSIVILGVSEFAVRFPHWIAAMLTLAVVATFAEKQRLPVLPSLIILASTAVFIVSAGAVMTDMALTLGLTMAMVGFYLCWQGELRWGYLGFVGLAIGLLAKGPVALVIFAIGTGLWLLWQYGVFRPWKLLWQRTPLVSGLLLMLAIALPWYVLAESATPGFLNYFIVGEHWSRFVDSGWQGDLYGTAHDQTRGTIWLYFIGAALPWSVFLPQALYKIYVEAPKHVEQGCDSNDGALASYLICWMLAPMVLFTLAGNILPAYVLPGIPALALVITFAWRGSQVPHLHKVAIAIAVLLMIAVAIIYFGSAKDKSERWLLQQRAETLPTYYLNKQPFSARFYSAGLAKKITSLAEIAASESRYYLVVDNSKIDNRFEACAKVANNKDRGLLLCRRSH; this is encoded by the coding sequence ATGCAAGCATTGAGCACAGGGCAGAAAAGTCTGGCTGTACTGCTGTTGGTGGTATTAACCCGATTACTGCTGTTGCCTCTATATCCGCTGATGGATACCACTGAAGCCCGTTATGGTGAAATGGCGCGATTAATGGTTGAGACGGGAAATTGGGTTACTCCTTTGTTTGATTACGATGTGCCGTTTTGGGGGAAACCACCTCTGCACACTTGGATGAGTGCAACGTCAATTGTCATTTTGGGTGTGTCTGAATTTGCAGTGCGTTTTCCCCATTGGATAGCGGCAATGTTGACCTTAGCCGTGGTAGCAACCTTCGCTGAGAAGCAGCGATTGCCTGTTTTACCATCATTGATTATCTTAGCGTCTACAGCTGTATTTATTGTCAGCGCAGGTGCGGTCATGACTGACATGGCGTTAACGTTAGGTCTGACGATGGCGATGGTTGGCTTTTATTTATGCTGGCAAGGCGAACTGCGTTGGGGCTATCTCGGCTTTGTGGGACTGGCGATTGGACTGCTCGCTAAAGGGCCTGTGGCTCTAGTCATTTTTGCAATTGGTACCGGGCTATGGCTGTTGTGGCAATATGGAGTCTTCAGACCTTGGAAATTGCTATGGCAACGTACTCCACTCGTCTCTGGATTGCTATTAATGTTGGCCATTGCGCTGCCCTGGTATGTTTTGGCTGAAAGTGCGACGCCTGGTTTTTTGAACTATTTTATAGTCGGTGAGCATTGGTCTAGATTTGTTGATAGTGGCTGGCAGGGAGATCTTTATGGCACTGCACACGATCAAACACGTGGCACCATTTGGCTTTATTTCATTGGCGCCGCGCTACCTTGGTCGGTATTTTTACCGCAAGCTCTGTATAAAATCTATGTTGAAGCACCTAAACACGTTGAGCAAGGATGTGACAGTAACGACGGCGCGCTTGCCAGTTACCTCATCTGTTGGATGCTAGCGCCTATGGTGCTGTTCACGCTTGCTGGTAATATCCTGCCCGCCTATGTATTACCAGGGATCCCAGCGTTAGCGCTAGTGATTACCTTTGCGTGGCGTGGTTCTCAAGTCCCGCATTTGCATAAGGTCGCAATAGCTATCGCGGTTTTATTAATGATAGCGGTTGCGATCATTTATTTCGGTTCAGCAAAAGACAAGAGTGAGCGCTGGTTGCTACAGCAACGAGCGGAAACTCTGCCTACTTACTACCTAAATAAGCAACCTTTCTCTGCTCGCTTTTACAGTGCAGGTTTAGCTAAAAAGATAACCTCTTTGGCTGAGATTGCAGCGAGCGAAAGTCGATATTATTTGGTGGTGGATAATTCGAAAATCGACAACCGTTTTGAAGCTTGCGCAAAAGTCGCCAATAACAAAGACCGAGGATTACTGCTTTGTCGTCGCAGTCATTAA
- a CDS encoding response regulator transcription factor, with the protein MTLKLLIIEDNIDVAGILGDYFEAQGAELDFADNGELGLSLAQAFDFDAIILDLMLPKLDGLSLCKALRSLGCSTPILMLTALDNKSDLLTGFDCGADDYLGKPFDLDVVDARVNALIKRHRGRVAQGVLKFGDVEINIAQHQAYRQQMQLALTPTTYQILLLLIKHAPNIVKREQIIEELWGQSPPNNDILRSHMYQLRNQLDKPFKTPMLATVPKVGFRLQSED; encoded by the coding sequence ATGACACTTAAACTACTCATTATCGAAGACAATATAGATGTCGCAGGCATTCTTGGAGATTACTTCGAGGCTCAAGGTGCAGAGCTTGATTTCGCAGATAATGGCGAACTGGGTTTATCATTGGCACAAGCGTTTGATTTTGATGCCATCATATTAGATCTAATGCTACCAAAGCTTGACGGTCTCAGCCTATGTAAGGCACTACGTTCACTCGGCTGCAGCACCCCTATTTTGATGTTAACCGCACTTGATAATAAATCAGATCTTCTCACCGGTTTTGATTGTGGCGCCGATGACTATTTAGGGAAACCCTTCGATTTAGATGTCGTTGACGCTCGAGTAAATGCACTGATAAAACGTCATCGTGGTCGGGTGGCACAAGGGGTACTTAAATTTGGTGATGTGGAAATCAATATTGCCCAGCATCAAGCCTATCGTCAGCAAATGCAGTTAGCACTGACACCAACGACCTACCAAATATTACTGTTATTGATAAAACATGCGCCAAATATAGTCAAACGTGAACAGATAATTGAAGAATTATGGGGCCAATCCCCCCCCAACAACGATATTTTGCGCAGCCATATGTATCAATTGCGCAACCAACTCGACAAACCCTTTAAAACCCCGATGTTAGCCACGGTGCCTAAAGTAGGCTTCCGCTTACAGTCAGAGGACTAA
- a CDS encoding GtrA family protein, producing the protein MSSQSLKSLKQIWQSHQQEGRFLLVGAAVFVADAVLFYLFFELLHLQVLAARVAAFSIAMLLSWWCNRCWTFHERQQGAKTEQLLKSIAVSCTAAIVNLSGFYLATLFLGETWLGISLAFSVGVLFGLILNWIGANFWTFRAIEVE; encoded by the coding sequence TTGTCGTCGCAGTCATTAAAGTCTCTGAAGCAAATATGGCAATCCCATCAACAAGAGGGGCGATTCTTGCTGGTGGGAGCGGCGGTATTTGTTGCGGATGCTGTGTTGTTCTATCTGTTTTTTGAGTTGCTTCATTTGCAAGTTTTGGCAGCAAGGGTGGCGGCGTTTTCTATCGCTATGCTGCTGTCTTGGTGGTGCAACCGTTGCTGGACTTTTCATGAGCGACAGCAAGGGGCTAAAACTGAACAATTGTTGAAGTCTATTGCAGTGTCATGTACTGCTGCCATTGTTAATCTAAGCGGCTTTTATTTGGCGACATTGTTCTTAGGGGAGACTTGGTTAGGCATTAGTTTAGCGTTTAGTGTTGGCGTGCTTTTTGGATTAATACTGAATTGGATTGGAGCCAATTTTTGGACATTTAGAGCGATTGAGGTTGAATAA